Genomic DNA from Roseburia intestinalis L1-82:
TGTCTGCCGAAAAATCAAAAGCCGACATAAATTCGAGTATGATCTTAATGCTATTTTATCTGATTTAATTTATACAAGGGTTCTGGAACCTTCCAGCAAAAGTTCTTCCTTTCGAGCAGCAAAACAGTTCCTTGAGCCTCCAACTTATGAACTTCATGATGTTTACCGAGCTCTTTCTGTTCTTGCTTCTGAAATGGATTTTATTCAATCAGAAGTTTATAAAAACAGCTTTTTTCTTGGTGACAGAATGGATCGGATCCTTTATTATGATTGCACAAACTACTACTTTGAAATCGAACAGGAAGATGGAGATAAAAAATACGGAAAAAGCAAAGAGCACCGTCCGAATCCCATTATTCAAATGGGACTCTTTACAGATGGTGACGGAATACCTTTGGCTTTCTCACTCTTTCCTGGAAACCAAAATGAGCAGAAATCCTTAAAACCTTTAGAAACAAAGATTCTCCAACAATTCGGCTGTGATAAGTTTATCTATTGTAGTGACGCCGGACTTGCTTCTGAGGATAACCGTGTTCTTAATCACATGGGACAGAGGGCATTTATTGTCACTCAGTCCATCAAAAAGCTGCCTGCTGAAGATCGGGCATGGGCTTTAAAGAAAACTGGCTTCAAACGTCTCTCAGATGATAAACCTGTTGATCTCACAAAACTGACAGATGATGACAAGAACCAGCTTTATTATAAAGACGAACCATTGACAACAAAAAAACTGGATCAAAAATTAATCATAACCTACTCCCCTAAATATGCCGCTTATCAGAAAGCCATCCGTGCGGAGCAGATCTGTCGGGCAGAAAAAATGGTTGCAAATGGCTCTCTAAAAAAACAGCGTAAAAATCCAAATGATCCTGCAAGATTTGTAAATAAGGTAGCTGTAACCAACGAAGGAGAAAAAGCTAAGATCCACTATTATCTCGATACGGATAAGATTGCTGAAGAAGAAATGTATGACGGACTTTATGCGGTATGTACAGACCTGCTTGATGATGACGTTGCAGATATCTTAAAAGTCAGTGAAGGAAGATGGCAGATTGAAGACTGTTTCAGAACTATGAAAACAGACTTTGAAGCCAGACCCGTTTACTTAAACCGTGAAGATCGGATTAAAGCTCATTTCCTCACCTGCTTTCTTGCTCTGTTACATTTCCGGTTATTAAACCGCTCCTTGAAAGGGACTTATACCACAGAACAATTACTTCACACTTTAAAAGACATAAAATTTACGGATATAGAAGAACAGGGCTTCATGCCGGTATATGAACGTCAGGAAATCACTGATGATCTCCATGAAACCTGCGGATTCAGAACGGACTATCAATTCATAACAAAACGGAAAATGAAAGGAATTCAGAAAAAAAGTAAGCGGAGATAAAACATTACTATATTTCGTGTATGCAGATAAAAGTGCCACGCCCCTTGTATTTACAGGGATTGTGGCACTTTTTTAACTAATCAACTGTCAAAGATGAGAGTATAGGATAAGTATAGCAGAAACAGGGACGAATGGGAAATCGGACGAATTACAGGACTG
This window encodes:
- a CDS encoding IS1634 family transposase, yielding MRITTSKSKNSESFYITQSYTNANGKSTSKTIRKLGTLAELSAQLHTDRDGVVEWANEQARLETLKYKSEKEDATVMIPFHSNRLMDYNKQKLFSGGYLFLQSIYYGLKLDSVCRKIKSRHKFEYDLNAILSDLIYTRVLEPSSKSSSFRAAKQFLEPPTYELHDVYRALSVLASEMDFIQSEVYKNSFFLGDRMDRILYYDCTNYYFEIEQEDGDKKYGKSKEHRPNPIIQMGLFTDGDGIPLAFSLFPGNQNEQKSLKPLETKILQQFGCDKFIYCSDAGLASEDNRVLNHMGQRAFIVTQSIKKLPAEDRAWALKKTGFKRLSDDKPVDLTKLTDDDKNQLYYKDEPLTTKKLDQKLIITYSPKYAAYQKAIRAEQICRAEKMVANGSLKKQRKNPNDPARFVNKVAVTNEGEKAKIHYYLDTDKIAEEEMYDGLYAVCTDLLDDDVADILKVSEGRWQIEDCFRTMKTDFEARPVYLNREDRIKAHFLTCFLALLHFRLLNRSLKGTYTTEQLLHTLKDIKFTDIEEQGFMPVYERQEITDDLHETCGFRTDYQFITKRKMKGIQKKSKRR